The following proteins are co-located in the Poecile atricapillus isolate bPoeAtr1 chromosome 2, bPoeAtr1.hap1, whole genome shotgun sequence genome:
- the CFAP90 gene encoding cilia- and flagella-associated protein 90 isoform X1 — protein MAAPEPRTPGATGTLLVQEALGNAPGKRRPALASFSAFSFVPPKREGPPELSYFSRPYKTGDFFTYDAVFRIPEDYNQYLPRCDRKHAKGCGLKIHEEEMARPVPVVTSSEYGKRIHKP, from the exons ATGGCCGCCCCCGAGCCGCGCACGCCGGGCGCCACCGGGACGCTCTTGGTACAGGAAGCGCTGGGCAACGCACCGGGGAAGAGGCGGCCTGCCCTCGCTTCTTTCTCCGCCTTTAGCTTCGTCCCGCCCAAACGGGAAGGGCCTCCAGAGCTGAGTTATTTCAGCCGGCCGTACAAG ACAGGAGATTTTTTCACCTATGATGCCGTTTTTAGAATACCAGAAGATTACAACCAATATCTTCCGCGATGTGACAGAAAACACGCAAAGGGTTGTGGCCTTAAAATTCATGAGGAG GAAATGGCAAGACCTGTTCCTGTGGTGACATCTTCAGAGTATGGGAAGCGCATACATAAGCCCTAA
- the CFAP90 gene encoding cilia- and flagella-associated protein 90 isoform X2 → MAAPEPRTPGATGTLLVQEALGNAPGKRRPALASFSAFSFVPPKREGPPELSYFSRPYKTGDFFTYDAVFRIPEDYNQYLPRCDRKHAKGCGLKIHEEF, encoded by the exons ATGGCCGCCCCCGAGCCGCGCACGCCGGGCGCCACCGGGACGCTCTTGGTACAGGAAGCGCTGGGCAACGCACCGGGGAAGAGGCGGCCTGCCCTCGCTTCTTTCTCCGCCTTTAGCTTCGTCCCGCCCAAACGGGAAGGGCCTCCAGAGCTGAGTTATTTCAGCCGGCCGTACAAG ACAGGAGATTTTTTCACCTATGATGCCGTTTTTAGAATACCAGAAGATTACAACCAATATCTTCCGCGATGTGACAGAAAACACGCAAAGGGTTGTGGCCTTAAAATTCATGAGGAG